From the genome of Azospira restricta, one region includes:
- a CDS encoding RluA family pseudouridine synthase, producing MHSLPYSAPPDTGLDVVHADAALLVLNKPGGLLSVPGRGPGKDDCLARRAQAVYPDALIVHRLDMETSGLIVLARGAEMQRRLSAAFQSRQVDKGYVAVVDGRLAEAAGTIDLPLVADWPNRPRQKVDHELGKPSLTRWRRLAYDPAQDATRVALAPETGRSHQLRVHLLALGHPILGDALYAPPAAQAKAPRLLLHADTLAFAHPQNGAPLAFACPAPF from the coding sequence GTGCACAGCCTTCCCTATTCCGCGCCGCCGGATACCGGCCTCGACGTCGTCCATGCCGACGCCGCGCTGCTCGTGCTGAACAAGCCGGGCGGCCTGCTCTCGGTGCCCGGGCGCGGCCCCGGCAAGGACGACTGCCTGGCCCGCCGCGCGCAGGCCGTCTATCCCGACGCGCTGATCGTGCACCGGCTGGACATGGAGACCTCCGGGCTGATCGTGCTTGCCCGTGGCGCCGAGATGCAGCGCCGGCTGAGCGCCGCCTTCCAGTCGCGGCAGGTGGACAAGGGCTACGTCGCGGTGGTCGACGGTCGGCTCGCCGAGGCCGCCGGCACGATCGACCTGCCGCTGGTCGCCGACTGGCCGAACCGGCCGCGGCAGAAGGTCGACCACGAACTCGGCAAGCCCTCGCTGACGCGCTGGCGCCGCCTCGCCTACGACCCGGCGCAGGACGCGACCCGCGTCGCGCTCGCGCCGGAGACCGGCCGCTCGCACCAGCTGCGCGTGCACCTGCTGGCGCTCGGCCACCCGATCCTCGGCGACGCGCTTTATGCGCCGCCGGCGGCGCAGGCGAAGGCGCCGCGCCTGCTGCTGCATGCCGATACCCTCGCCTTCGCGCATCCGCAGAACGGCGCGCCGCTGGCTTTCGCCTGCCCGGCGCCGTTCTGA
- a CDS encoding cupin domain-containing protein: MLRPSIVGNGKILPRMAASGDRRPPRRLRGIRSGIDDLALTLPVAAPRTRTSSPPADAAIAAWRTATPPAGTSPQFVERIASPCGYGAIPSIPQQESVMKKIYRQIGTQTLSALAGTAILLLTPAAAWAEESAALPKGFKTAPLLKGGKTADGDAIAYPRSDKPEIVSVVGTLEAGGRTALHQHPVPVFVYVMEGELEVQTEGKDVRRYKTGEAFLESIGRWHQAFNKTDKPVKLLVLFVGEEGKPTTQAKP; this comes from the coding sequence ATGCTCCGTCCTTCCATCGTCGGCAACGGAAAAATTCTACCCCGCATGGCGGCAAGCGGCGACCGACGTCCCCCCCGGCGATTGCGCGGGATCCGCTCCGGTATCGACGACCTCGCCTTGACTCTGCCGGTCGCCGCACCTAGAACCAGAACGTCGTCACCGCCAGCGGACGCCGCAATCGCCGCGTGGCGAACGGCGACTCCGCCTGCCGGCACTTCCCCCCAGTTCGTCGAGAGGATTGCAAGCCCCTGCGGCTACGGCGCGATCCCATCCATCCCCCAACAGGAGTCAGTCATGAAGAAAATCTATCGACAAATCGGTACGCAAACGCTTTCCGCACTGGCCGGAACCGCCATCCTGCTGCTCACCCCGGCTGCGGCCTGGGCCGAGGAAAGCGCGGCGCTGCCCAAGGGCTTCAAGACGGCGCCGCTGCTGAAGGGCGGCAAGACGGCAGACGGCGACGCGATCGCCTATCCGCGGTCGGACAAGCCGGAGATCGTATCGGTGGTCGGCACGCTGGAGGCCGGTGGCCGCACTGCACTGCACCAGCACCCGGTTCCCGTCTTCGTCTACGTCATGGAGGGCGAACTCGAAGTCCAGACCGAAGGCAAGGACGTGCGACGCTACAAGACCGGAGAGGCCTTCCTCGAAAGCATCGGACGCTGGCACCAGGCGTTCAACAAAACCGACAAGCCGGTGAAGCTGCTGGTGTTGTTCGTCGGCGAAGAAGGCAAGCCGACGACGCAGGCCAAGCCTTGA
- a CDS encoding flavin reductase family protein: MAKRSFPLARVYTLLEPGPVVLVTTAGRDGPDVMAMSWHTMLEFEPPLVGCVISNRDYSYGRIKRSRECVLNIPTVELAAQVVGCGNTTGAEVDKFARFGLTAKPAKKVAAPLIAECYASLECRVADTRAVNRYGFFVLEVVQAWVDPAVKAPQTIHHRGKGRFMVAGDEIRLPSKMK, translated from the coding sequence ATGGCCAAGCGCAGCTTTCCCCTTGCCCGGGTCTATACCCTGCTCGAACCCGGCCCGGTGGTGCTGGTCACCACCGCCGGTCGCGACGGTCCGGACGTGATGGCGATGTCCTGGCACACGATGTTGGAATTCGAGCCGCCGCTGGTCGGCTGCGTGATCAGCAACCGCGACTACAGCTACGGCAGGATCAAGCGCTCGCGCGAATGCGTGCTCAACATCCCGACCGTCGAGCTCGCCGCGCAGGTGGTCGGCTGCGGCAACACGACCGGCGCCGAGGTCGACAAGTTCGCCCGCTTCGGCCTCACCGCGAAGCCGGCGAAGAAAGTCGCGGCGCCGCTGATCGCCGAGTGCTACGCCAGCCTCGAATGCCGCGTCGCCGACACGCGGGCGGTGAACCGCTACGGCTTCTTCGTGCTCGAGGTGGTGCAGGCCTGGGTCGATCCGGCGGTGAAGGCGCCGCAGACGATCCACCATCGCGGCAAGGGCCGCTTCATGGTCGCCGGTGACGAGATCCGGCTGCCGTCGAAGATGAAGTAG
- a CDS encoding DNA-deoxyinosine glycosylase produces MPGVASLVAGRYYAHARNAFWPLMGALLGFAADAPYAARTAALRAAGVALWDVLHTCARAGSLDAMIDRDSAVANDLPAFFAAHPRVRHVFFNGAAAEDCFRRHVLPHLAAGGALRLARLPSTSPANAAFSFEQKLAVWRAALSPLLADDERMPARQEEPRCNTSPATTTPESARKRSPR; encoded by the coding sequence ATGCCCGGCGTCGCCTCGCTCGTCGCCGGCCGCTACTACGCGCATGCGCGCAACGCCTTCTGGCCGCTGATGGGCGCGCTGCTCGGCTTTGCCGCCGATGCCCCGTACGCGGCGCGCACCGCGGCGCTGCGCGCGGCCGGCGTCGCGCTGTGGGACGTGCTGCATACCTGCGCGCGCGCGGGCAGCCTGGATGCGATGATCGACCGCGACAGCGCGGTGGCGAACGACCTGCCGGCCTTTTTCGCTGCCCACCCGCGGGTGCGCCACGTGTTCTTCAACGGTGCCGCCGCCGAGGACTGCTTCCGCCGCCACGTGCTGCCGCATCTGGCGGCCGGCGGCGCGCTGCGGCTCGCGCGCCTGCCCTCGACCAGCCCGGCCAACGCCGCATTTTCGTTCGAGCAGAAGCTGGCGGTCTGGCGCGCGGCGCTGTCGCCGCTGCTGGCCGACGATGAGAGAATGCCGGCTCGACAGGAGGAACCCCGATGCAACACTTCGCCAGCGACAACTACGCCGGAATCTGCCCGGAAGCGCTCGCCGCGCTGA
- a CDS encoding threonine aldolase family protein — MQHFASDNYAGICPEALAALIAANAGHAPAYGDDDWTRRVSDRLRALFDTDCDVYFAFNGTAANSLALASLCQSYHSVVCHELAHVDTDECGGPEFFSNGSKLLPAKGEHGKLTPEAVREVVARRSDIHYPKPRVVTLTQATEVGTVYRVDEIAAIADLAHASGLRVHMDGARFANAVAALGVSPAEITWRAGVDVLCFGGTKMGLPVGEAVVFFDRALSEDFAWRCKQAGQLASKMRFLSAPWLGMLEDGAWLRHAAHANAMARRLADGLAAIPAARLLFPVEANGVFAELPPALIDGLRARGWRFYTFIGAGGARFMCAWDTQPDSVDALLADLRELAG; from the coding sequence ATGCAACACTTCGCCAGCGACAACTACGCCGGAATCTGCCCGGAAGCGCTCGCCGCGCTGATCGCCGCCAACGCCGGGCACGCGCCGGCCTACGGCGACGACGACTGGACGCGGCGCGTCTCCGACCGCCTGCGCGCGCTGTTCGACACCGACTGCGACGTCTATTTCGCGTTCAACGGCACCGCCGCCAACTCGCTGGCGCTGGCCTCGCTGTGCCAGAGCTACCACAGCGTCGTCTGCCACGAGCTGGCGCACGTCGACACCGACGAATGCGGCGGCCCGGAATTCTTCTCCAACGGCTCCAAGCTGCTGCCGGCCAAGGGCGAGCACGGCAAGCTGACGCCGGAGGCGGTGCGCGAGGTGGTCGCGCGGCGCAGCGACATCCACTACCCGAAGCCGCGCGTGGTGACGCTGACGCAGGCGACCGAGGTCGGCACCGTCTATCGCGTCGACGAGATCGCCGCCATCGCCGACCTCGCGCACGCCAGCGGCCTGCGCGTGCACATGGACGGCGCGCGCTTCGCCAACGCAGTGGCCGCGCTCGGCGTTTCGCCGGCGGAGATCACCTGGCGCGCCGGCGTCGACGTGCTGTGCTTCGGCGGCACCAAGATGGGTCTGCCGGTCGGCGAGGCGGTGGTGTTCTTCGACCGCGCGCTGTCCGAGGACTTCGCCTGGCGCTGCAAGCAGGCCGGGCAGCTGGCGTCGAAGATGCGCTTCCTGTCGGCGCCCTGGCTGGGCATGCTGGAGGACGGCGCCTGGCTGCGCCACGCCGCGCACGCCAACGCGATGGCACGGCGGCTGGCCGACGGGCTGGCGGCGATCCCGGCGGCGCGGCTGCTGTTCCCGGTCGAGGCCAACGGCGTCTTCGCCGAACTGCCGCCGGCGCTGATCGACGGCCTGCGCGCGCGCGGCTGGCGCTTCTATACCTTCATCGGCGCCGGCGGCGCGCGCTTCATGTGCGCCTGGGACACGCAGCCGGACAGCGTCGACGCGCTGCTCGCCGACCTGCGGGAACTGGCGGGGTGA
- a CDS encoding NUDIX domain-containing protein, which produces MSGARFCRACGAALETLPLAGRLRLVCAAGCGHVEWNNPLPVVAALVERDGRIVLARNAAWAEGTFGLISGFLEAGESPEDAVAREVAEELGLVAEAVALIGVYPFERRNEVIIAYHVVAAGEIVLNEELAEVRLIDPEKLRAWDFGTGLAVRDWLARQASARG; this is translated from the coding sequence GTGAGCGGCGCACGCTTCTGCCGCGCCTGCGGCGCCGCGCTGGAGACGCTGCCGCTCGCCGGCCGCCTGCGCCTGGTGTGCGCCGCCGGCTGCGGCCACGTCGAATGGAACAATCCGCTGCCGGTGGTGGCGGCGCTGGTCGAACGCGACGGGCGTATCGTGCTGGCGCGCAACGCGGCCTGGGCGGAGGGGACGTTCGGCCTGATCAGCGGCTTCCTGGAGGCCGGCGAGTCGCCGGAAGACGCCGTGGCGCGCGAGGTGGCGGAGGAGCTGGGGCTGGTCGCGGAGGCGGTCGCGCTGATCGGCGTCTATCCGTTCGAGCGCCGGAACGAGGTGATCATCGCTTACCACGTCGTCGCCGCCGGCGAGATCGTGCTCAACGAGGAACTGGCCGAAGTCCGCCTGATCGATCCGGAGAAGCTGCGCGCGTGGGATTTCGGCACCGGCCTCGCGGTGCGCGACTGGCTGGCGCGGCAGGCGTCCGCGCGCGGCTGA
- a CDS encoding EAL and HDOD domain-containing protein produces the protein MDTATPPLPRPLLIGRQPILDRAQQLVGYALRFRGPGQSAASAGVVGAAWAGLGLGTALGPLRARIDADERFVLDDLSELQPAAGIVLALDFAGAADAALLARCRTLRERGYTLALARYAGPDERSDALLPLVDIAAIDAQENAERLAELAGGLAGLPLQILAGNVGTREQMERCRAAGCQLFQGDYVTRPTIVRGRQLSASQLGIIRLLNLVAREADSTDLEENFKREPGLTVNLLRLVNAVGIGVVRKVDSLRHAIAVLGRKQLLRWLQLLLMASSGGGEAPERNPLLQLAAGRGRLLEILAGRLSPGKRTLGDEAFLAGIMSLMPAALGLPMDEILAQIPVVDDVRHALAAHEGELGRLLALVERLDAADWDGCDALLGELPALSHDALNRSLVDALAWIHGESGDD, from the coding sequence ATGGACACCGCCACCCCGCCCCTGCCCCGCCCGCTGCTGATCGGCCGCCAGCCGATCCTCGACCGCGCGCAGCAGCTGGTCGGCTACGCGCTGCGCTTCCGCGGCCCCGGGCAGTCGGCGGCCTCCGCCGGCGTCGTCGGCGCCGCCTGGGCCGGGCTCGGCCTCGGCACCGCGCTCGGGCCGCTGCGCGCCCGCATCGACGCCGACGAGCGCTTCGTCCTCGACGACCTCAGCGAACTGCAGCCGGCCGCCGGCATCGTCCTTGCCCTCGACTTCGCCGGCGCCGCCGACGCCGCGCTGCTGGCGCGCTGCCGCACGCTGCGCGAGCGCGGCTACACGCTGGCGCTGGCGCGCTACGCCGGCCCCGACGAACGCAGCGACGCGCTGCTGCCGCTGGTCGACATCGCCGCCATCGACGCGCAGGAAAACGCCGAACGGCTCGCCGAGCTCGCCGGTGGGCTGGCCGGGCTGCCGCTGCAGATCCTCGCCGGGAACGTGGGCACGCGCGAGCAGATGGAGCGCTGCCGCGCGGCCGGCTGCCAGCTCTTCCAGGGCGACTACGTCACCCGCCCGACGATCGTCCGCGGCCGCCAGCTGTCGGCCTCGCAGCTGGGCATCATCCGCCTGCTCAACCTGGTCGCGCGCGAGGCGGACAGCACCGACCTCGAAGAGAACTTCAAGCGCGAGCCGGGGCTCACCGTCAACCTGCTGCGCCTGGTCAACGCCGTCGGCATCGGCGTCGTGCGCAAGGTCGATTCGCTGCGCCACGCGATCGCCGTGCTCGGCCGCAAGCAGCTGCTACGCTGGCTGCAGCTGCTGCTGATGGCCTCGTCGGGCGGCGGCGAGGCCCCCGAGCGCAACCCGCTGCTGCAGCTCGCGGCCGGGCGCGGCCGGCTGCTCGAAATCCTCGCCGGGCGCCTGTCGCCGGGCAAGCGCACGCTCGGCGACGAAGCCTTCCTCGCCGGCATCATGTCCTTGATGCCGGCCGCGCTGGGCCTGCCGATGGACGAGATCCTGGCGCAGATCCCGGTGGTCGACGACGTTCGCCACGCGCTGGCGGCGCACGAGGGCGAACTGGGCCGGCTGCTGGCGCTGGTCGAGCGCCTCGACGCCGCCGACTGGGACGGCTGCGACGCGCTGCTCGGCGAGCTGCCGGCGCTGTCGCACGACGCGCTGAACCGCAGCCTGGTCGACGCGCTGGCCTGGATCCACGGCGAGTCCGGCGACGACTGA
- a CDS encoding EAL and HDOD domain-containing protein, with protein sequence MTDPADAGSSELFLGRQPILDRSQQLLAYELLFRNGRQNAANVEDPVQATATVVTNAFSELAVGDALGPYRGFINVDRDFLFSDMIELLPKDAVMLELLETITPDEAVVARVRELKDKGFQLALDDVVGLDDDYDELLTLVDVVKVDLQPLSPDQVRTIVDRVRPTGARLLAEKVDSKEQMEFCRELGFELFQGYYFARPTIIAGRKLDHSQLALLRLTQLLLEDAETAELEQVFKGQPGLTVNLLRLTNSVACGVRTRITSLRHAITMLGRRQLQRWLQLLLFANPQGGGVTPLLQLAATRGRLMELLADKLRGRAADLPDQAFMTGIMSLMPALLGQAIEDILAQLPVPPAMAQALAAAPGAERPGTLGRLLALAETSEGGDPAAVAALLPGLYGITPAGLNAAIAQALAWANEIGRDAGND encoded by the coding sequence ATGACCGACCCCGCCGACGCCGGCAGCAGCGAGCTCTTCCTCGGCCGCCAGCCGATCCTCGACCGCAGCCAGCAGCTGCTCGCCTACGAGCTGCTGTTCCGCAACGGCCGGCAGAACGCGGCCAACGTCGAGGACCCGGTGCAGGCGACGGCGACGGTGGTCACCAACGCCTTCTCCGAACTCGCCGTCGGCGATGCGCTCGGCCCCTACCGCGGCTTCATCAACGTCGACCGCGACTTCCTGTTCAGCGACATGATCGAGCTGCTGCCGAAGGACGCGGTGATGCTCGAACTGCTCGAGACGATCACCCCCGACGAGGCCGTCGTCGCCCGCGTCCGCGAGTTGAAGGACAAGGGCTTCCAGCTCGCGCTCGACGACGTCGTCGGGCTCGACGACGACTACGACGAGCTGCTGACGCTGGTCGACGTGGTCAAGGTCGACCTGCAGCCGCTGTCACCGGACCAGGTGCGCACGATCGTCGACCGCGTCCGACCGACCGGCGCCCGGCTGCTGGCCGAGAAGGTGGACTCGAAGGAGCAGATGGAATTCTGCCGCGAGCTGGGCTTCGAGCTATTCCAGGGCTACTACTTCGCGCGGCCGACGATCATCGCCGGCCGCAAGCTCGACCACTCCCAGCTGGCGCTGCTCAGGCTGACGCAGCTGCTGCTGGAAGACGCCGAGACCGCCGAACTGGAGCAGGTGTTCAAGGGCCAGCCCGGCCTCACCGTGAACCTGCTGCGGCTGACCAACTCGGTCGCCTGCGGCGTGCGCACGCGCATCACCTCGCTGCGCCACGCGATCACCATGCTCGGCCGCCGCCAGCTGCAGCGCTGGCTGCAGCTGCTGCTCTTCGCCAACCCGCAGGGCGGCGGCGTGACGCCGCTGCTGCAGCTCGCCGCGACGCGCGGGCGGCTGATGGAGCTGCTCGCCGACAAGCTGCGCGGCCGTGCTGCCGACCTCCCCGACCAGGCCTTTATGACCGGCATCATGTCGCTGATGCCGGCGCTGCTCGGCCAAGCGATCGAAGACATCCTCGCCCAGCTGCCGGTGCCGCCGGCGATGGCGCAGGCGCTCGCCGCCGCCCCCGGCGCGGAGCGCCCGGGCACGCTCGGCCGCCTGCTCGCGCTGGCCGAGACCAGCGAGGGCGGCGACCCGGCGGCGGTCGCGGCGCTGCTGCCGGGGCTCTATGGCATCACGCCGGCGGGGCTCAATGCCGCGATCGCGCAGGCGCTGGCCTGGGCCAACGAGATCGGCCGCGACGCCGGCAACGACTGA
- a CDS encoding phosphomannomutase/phosphoglucomutase codes for MTQTHITLPPEIFKAYDIRGIVGKSLTPEICRAVGQALGSLARERGQSAIAVGRDGRLSGPELAGALMQGIVSAGVDAIDVGCVPTPLTYFAAYELGCHSCVSVTGSHNPPDYNGLKMVIAGETLALDAIQQLKARIEAGELLTGSGTIRSADVRDAYVARIVGDVKLARPLKIVIDCGNGVAGGIAPALFRQLGCELVELFCEVDGNFPNHHPDPSKPENLQDVIRALQETDAEIGLAFDGDGDRLGVVTKDGEIIFPDRQLMLFAADVLSRVPGGEIIYDVKCTRLLAPFIRERGGRPTMWQTGHALIKKKLKETGAPLAGEMSGHVFFKERWFGFDDGLYTGARLLEILARSADPSAVLKALPNATSTPELNIKMAEGEPFALLDELKASARFTDAQEVITIDGLRVEYADGFGLARPSNTTPVVVLRFEADNPAALARIQDDFRRVLQAARPALALPF; via the coding sequence ATGACCCAGACCCACATCACGCTCCCGCCCGAAATCTTCAAGGCCTACGACATCCGCGGCATCGTCGGCAAATCGCTCACCCCCGAGATCTGCCGCGCCGTCGGCCAGGCGCTCGGCTCGCTCGCCCGCGAGCGCGGCCAGAGCGCGATCGCCGTCGGCCGCGACGGACGGCTGTCCGGCCCGGAGCTCGCCGGCGCGCTGATGCAGGGCATCGTCAGCGCCGGCGTCGACGCGATCGACGTCGGCTGCGTGCCGACGCCGCTGACCTACTTCGCCGCCTACGAACTGGGCTGCCACAGCTGCGTCTCGGTCACCGGCAGCCACAACCCGCCCGACTACAACGGCCTGAAGATGGTGATCGCCGGCGAGACGCTGGCGCTCGACGCGATCCAGCAGCTGAAGGCGCGCATCGAGGCCGGCGAGCTGCTGACCGGCAGCGGCACGATCCGCTCGGCCGACGTACGCGACGCCTACGTCGCCCGCATCGTCGGCGACGTCAAGCTGGCGCGGCCGCTGAAGATCGTCATCGACTGCGGCAACGGCGTCGCCGGCGGCATCGCGCCGGCGCTGTTCAGGCAGCTGGGCTGCGAGCTGGTCGAGCTGTTCTGCGAGGTCGACGGCAACTTCCCGAACCACCACCCCGACCCGTCGAAGCCGGAGAACCTGCAGGACGTGATCCGCGCGCTGCAGGAGACCGACGCCGAGATCGGGCTCGCCTTCGACGGCGACGGCGACCGCCTCGGCGTCGTCACCAAGGATGGCGAGATCATCTTCCCCGACCGCCAGCTGATGCTCTTCGCCGCCGACGTGCTCTCCCGCGTGCCCGGCGGCGAGATCATCTACGACGTCAAATGCACGCGCCTCCTGGCGCCGTTCATCCGCGAGCGCGGCGGCCGGCCGACGATGTGGCAGACCGGCCACGCTCTGATCAAGAAGAAGCTGAAGGAGACCGGTGCCCCGCTCGCCGGCGAGATGAGCGGCCACGTCTTCTTCAAGGAGCGCTGGTTCGGCTTCGACGACGGCCTGTACACCGGCGCCCGCCTGCTCGAGATCCTGGCGCGCAGCGCCGACCCGAGCGCGGTGCTGAAGGCGCTGCCGAACGCGACCAGCACGCCCGAGCTGAACATCAAGATGGCCGAGGGCGAGCCGTTCGCGCTGCTCGACGAGCTGAAGGCGAGCGCCCGCTTCACCGATGCGCAGGAGGTGATCACCATCGACGGCCTGCGCGTCGAGTACGCCGACGGCTTCGGCCTGGCCCGGCCGTCGAACACGACACCGGTGGTGGTGCTGCGTTTCGAGGCCGACAACCCGGCGGCGCTGGCCCGCATCCAGGACGACTTCCGCCGCGTGCTGCAGGCCGCCCGCCCGGCGCTGGCGCTTCCGTTCTAG
- a CDS encoding hydrolase produces MSDIAAAPAFPAYRAPKWLPGGHAQTLYPLLIKPLPPAYRRERWETPDGDFIDLDWIDGAAGQPVVVLFHGLEGSSRSHYATALMQALQARGWTGVVSHFRGCSGEINRLPRAYHSGDSDEVDWVLHRLHQQHPYRPLFAVGVSLGGNALLKWLGEREFRAGDLLRAAAAVCAPLDLAACGHQLGRGFNRLYTRHFLQTLKHNAAEKLRHYPGLFDEQRMRHARNLYEFDDAVTAPLHGFAGADDYWRRASAKPFLRSIRLPTLLLAAKNDPFLPAHALPHADEASPQVTLDLAHEGGHVGFVAGSLPGRLDWMPQRLLHFFDHGN; encoded by the coding sequence TTGAGCGACATAGCCGCCGCGCCCGCCTTTCCCGCGTACCGCGCGCCGAAATGGCTGCCCGGCGGCCACGCGCAGACGCTCTACCCGCTGCTGATCAAGCCGCTGCCGCCGGCCTACCGGCGCGAGCGCTGGGAGACGCCGGACGGCGACTTCATCGACCTCGACTGGATCGACGGCGCCGCCGGGCAGCCGGTCGTCGTTCTCTTCCACGGCCTCGAGGGCAGCTCGCGCAGCCATTACGCCACCGCCTTGATGCAGGCGCTGCAGGCGCGCGGCTGGACCGGCGTCGTCTCGCACTTCCGCGGCTGCTCGGGCGAAATCAACCGGCTGCCGCGGGCCTACCACTCCGGCGATTCGGACGAGGTGGACTGGGTGCTGCACCGCCTGCACCAGCAGCATCCGTACCGGCCGCTGTTCGCGGTCGGCGTCTCGCTCGGCGGCAACGCGCTCCTGAAGTGGCTGGGCGAGCGCGAATTCCGCGCCGGCGACCTGCTGCGCGCGGCGGCGGCGGTGTGCGCCCCGCTCGACCTCGCCGCCTGCGGCCACCAGCTGGGCCGCGGCTTCAACCGCCTGTACACCCGCCATTTCCTGCAGACGCTGAAGCACAATGCCGCCGAGAAGCTCAGGCACTACCCCGGCCTCTTCGACGAGCAGCGCATGCGGCACGCGCGCAACCTGTACGAGTTCGACGACGCCGTCACCGCGCCGCTGCACGGCTTCGCCGGCGCCGACGACTACTGGCGGCGCGCCTCGGCGAAACCCTTCCTGCGCAGCATCCGGCTGCCGACGCTGCTGCTCGCCGCGAAGAACGATCCCTTCCTGCCGGCGCATGCGCTGCCGCACGCCGACGAGGCGTCGCCGCAGGTGACGCTCGACCTCGCGCACGAAGGCGGCCACGTCGGCTTCGTCGCCGGCAGCCTGCCGGGCCGGCTCGACTGGATGCCGCAACGCCTCCTCCATTTCTTCGATCATGGAAACTGA
- a CDS encoding YybH family protein: MSNTHPPHPTLFASPDDAEAAFYDAIERGDLEAMMATWADDEEVVCIHPSGQRLSGHAAVRESWRQVFESGSRLHVRVSHTVRWTSALMAVHNVLETLYLGDDPTPHGPMLATNVYIRGAKGWRLLAHHASTASEPPSEGNAPPRILH, encoded by the coding sequence ATGAGCAACACGCATCCGCCGCACCCGACCCTGTTCGCCTCGCCCGACGACGCAGAGGCCGCCTTCTACGACGCGATCGAACGCGGCGACCTGGAGGCGATGATGGCGACCTGGGCCGACGACGAGGAAGTCGTCTGCATCCACCCGTCCGGCCAGCGCCTCTCTGGCCACGCGGCGGTGCGCGAATCGTGGCGGCAGGTGTTCGAGAGCGGCTCGCGCCTGCACGTGCGCGTCTCGCACACGGTGCGCTGGACGAGCGCGCTGATGGCCGTGCACAACGTGCTGGAAACTCTCTACCTCGGCGACGACCCGACCCCGCACGGGCCGATGCTCGCCACCAACGTCTACATTCGCGGCGCCAAGGGCTGGCGCCTGCTCGCCCACCACGCCTCGACGGCCAGCGAGCCGCCGTCGGAAGGCAACGCGCCGCCGCGGATCCTGCATTGA
- the waaF gene encoding lipopolysaccharide heptosyltransferase II gives MKALIVAPSWIGDTVMAHPLFVRLHERDPGLELHALAPRWVAPVLRRMPEIAGVVDSPFGHGQLSLPARWRLARELAAQKFDRVYVLPNSLKSALIPFLAGIPQRIGFTGESRVGLINVRHTLDKVALPQMAERFAQLAEAVGAPLPRPLPLPRLASTPVQQDATLAALGLPRPPKLVVFCPGAEYGPAKRWPTRHFATLARELAARGYTVWSLGSPKDAPVGDEIAAQGPADNLCGRTSLDQAIDLIALADFVVCNDSGLMHVAAALGRPLTALYGSSSPGFTPPLSPTAKVVSLQLDCSPCFQRECPLGHLDCLEKLDPQRVLKESLP, from the coding sequence ATGAAAGCCCTGATCGTCGCCCCCTCCTGGATCGGCGACACCGTGATGGCGCACCCGCTGTTCGTGCGCCTGCACGAGCGCGATCCCGGCCTCGAACTGCACGCGCTGGCGCCGCGCTGGGTGGCGCCGGTACTGCGGCGCATGCCGGAGATCGCCGGCGTCGTCGACAGCCCCTTCGGCCACGGCCAGCTGTCGCTCCCGGCGCGCTGGCGGCTGGCGCGCGAACTGGCGGCGCAGAAGTTCGACCGCGTCTACGTGCTACCCAACTCGCTGAAGTCGGCGCTGATCCCGTTCCTGGCCGGCATCCCGCAGCGCATCGGCTTCACCGGCGAATCGCGGGTCGGCCTGATCAACGTCCGCCACACGCTGGACAAGGTCGCGCTGCCGCAGATGGCCGAACGCTTCGCGCAGCTCGCGGAAGCCGTCGGCGCGCCGCTGCCGCGCCCGCTGCCGCTGCCCAGGCTAGCCTCCACGCCCGTCCAGCAGGACGCCACGCTCGCCGCGCTCGGCCTTCCCCGCCCGCCGAAGCTGGTCGTCTTCTGCCCCGGCGCCGAATACGGCCCGGCCAAGCGCTGGCCGACGCGGCACTTCGCGACGCTGGCGCGCGAGCTCGCCGCGCGCGGCTACACCGTGTGGTCGCTCGGCTCGCCGAAGGACGCGCCGGTCGGCGACGAGATCGCCGCCCAGGGCCCGGCCGACAACCTGTGCGGCAGGACCTCGCTCGACCAGGCGATCGACCTGATCGCGCTCGCCGACTTCGTCGTCTGTAACGATTCCGGGCTGATGCACGTCGCCGCCGCCCTCGGCCGGCCGCTGACGGCGCTCTACGGCTCGTCGTCGCCGGGCTTCACGCCGCCGCTGTCGCCGACGGCGAAGGTGGTCAGCCTGCAGCTCGACTGCAGCCCCTGCTTCCAGCGCGAGTGCCCGCTCGGCCACCTCGACTGCCTGGAAAAGCTCGACCCGCAACGCGTGCTGAAGGAGTCTCTGCCATGA
- a CDS encoding zinc-finger domain-containing protein — MSEKQQTTVEVTAQDLPLHCPQPNAPLWSRHPRVFLDVTHNGEVTCPYCSARYVFKGELPKGHH; from the coding sequence ATGTCCGAGAAGCAGCAAACCACCGTCGAAGTCACCGCCCAGGACCTGCCGCTGCACTGCCCGCAGCCGAACGCACCGCTGTGGTCGCGGCACCCGCGCGTCTTCCTCGACGTGACGCACAACGGCGAAGTCACCTGCCCGTACTGCAGCGCCCGTTACGTGTTCAAGGGCGAACTGCCCAAGGGCCATCACTGA